A part of Acidimicrobiales bacterium genomic DNA contains:
- a CDS encoding AMP-binding protein — protein sequence MYPGAHVATTPDKPAYIMGGTGQVVTYRELDAEANRLARFFRDLGLQPGDHVAFFMENNPRFLQIAWGAHYAGLYYTAISSRLTPGEVEYIVNDCGAKVFIASYDKRDVAWEVLNGIPDCRVRLMLDGVVDGFESFEATVSRFPSEPLPDAVEGVDMLYSSGTTGRPKGVKVPLPAVPLGTAPTLLLLAQGLFGFDQDTVYISPAPLYHAAPLRFTMAVNRVGGTAVVMEHFDPEEALALIERHRVTHSQWVPTMFIRMLKLPEEVRGRYDVSSLACAIHAAAPCPVPVKEQMIAWWGPVIHEYYAGTEGNGFVYCNSTDWLAHKGTVGKPLFGELHVLDEEGSEVPTGESGTIFFGNGGEFEYHNDPDKTAGSRNDKGWSTLGDVGYLDADGFLYLTDRKAYMIISGGVNVYPQEAENVLAMHPKVMDVAVFGVPNEDFGEEVKAVVQPADPAEAGPQLERELIEYCKHHLSAIKCPRTVDFRDELPRHPTGKLYKRLLKDEYWKDHQSRII from the coding sequence GTGTATCCCGGAGCTCACGTCGCGACCACGCCCGACAAGCCGGCCTACATCATGGGCGGCACCGGACAGGTGGTGACCTACCGCGAGCTCGACGCCGAGGCCAACCGCCTCGCCCGGTTCTTCCGCGACCTCGGGCTGCAGCCCGGCGACCACGTGGCCTTCTTCATGGAGAACAACCCACGGTTCCTGCAGATCGCGTGGGGTGCGCACTACGCCGGGCTGTACTACACGGCGATCAGCTCCCGCCTCACGCCCGGCGAGGTCGAGTACATCGTCAACGACTGCGGCGCCAAGGTGTTCATCGCCTCGTACGACAAGCGGGACGTGGCGTGGGAGGTGCTCAACGGCATCCCCGACTGCAGGGTCCGGCTGATGCTCGACGGCGTCGTCGACGGCTTCGAGAGCTTCGAGGCCACGGTGTCCCGCTTCCCCTCGGAGCCGCTCCCCGACGCCGTCGAAGGCGTCGACATGCTCTACAGCTCGGGCACCACGGGGCGCCCGAAGGGGGTCAAGGTCCCCCTCCCCGCGGTGCCGCTGGGCACGGCGCCCACCCTGCTGCTCCTGGCGCAAGGCCTGTTCGGGTTCGACCAGGACACCGTGTACATCTCGCCCGCGCCGCTCTACCACGCCGCGCCCCTGCGCTTCACCATGGCGGTCAACCGGGTGGGCGGCACGGCCGTGGTGATGGAGCACTTCGACCCCGAGGAGGCGCTCGCGCTCATCGAGCGCCACCGGGTCACCCACTCGCAGTGGGTGCCCACCATGTTCATCCGGATGCTCAAGCTGCCCGAGGAGGTGCGGGGCCGCTACGACGTGTCGAGCCTGGCGTGCGCCATCCACGCGGCCGCGCCGTGCCCGGTGCCCGTCAAGGAGCAGATGATCGCCTGGTGGGGCCCGGTGATCCACGAGTACTACGCCGGCACCGAGGGCAACGGCTTCGTCTACTGCAACTCCACCGACTGGCTCGCCCACAAGGGCACCGTCGGCAAGCCCCTCTTCGGCGAGCTGCACGTCCTCGACGAGGAGGGCAGCGAGGTCCCCACCGGCGAGTCGGGGACCATCTTCTTCGGCAACGGCGGGGAGTTCGAGTACCACAACGACCCGGACAAGACCGCCGGTTCCCGCAACGACAAGGGCTGGAGCACCCTCGGCGACGTCGGCTACCTCGACGCCGACGGCTTCCTCTACCTCACCGACCGCAAGGCCTACATGATCATCTCGGGCGGGGTGAACGTCTACCCGCAGGAGGCCGAGAACGTGCTGGCCATGCACCCCAAGGTGATGGACGTGGCCGTCTTCGGCGTGCCCAACGAGGACTTCGGCGAGGAGGTGAAGGCGGTCGTGCAGCCCGCCGACCCGGCCGAGGCCGGACCCCAGCTCGAGCGGGAGCTGATCGAGTACTGCAAGCACCACCTCTCGGCGATCAAGTGCCCGCGCACCGTCGACTTCCGCGACGAGCTCCCCCGCCACCCGACCGGCAAGCTCTACAAGCGGCTGCTGAAGGACGAGTACTGGAAGGACCACCAGAGCCGGATCATCTGA
- a CDS encoding acyl-CoA dehydrogenase family protein → MTAVTDVTIGADEQRVVELVDELLAGHPPTSTDSATFLGAQFDLGLAWVHFPEGSGGLGLSPKLQRTINERVFAAGGPNPYYRNPIGHGMGAPTVVTHGSEEQKRRYLRPLFTGEEIWCQLFSEPGAGSDVASLSSRAVRDGDEWVVNGQKVWTTLAHLSRWGMLVARTDPEQPKHKGLTYFVVDMHAPGVEVRPLRQMTGEAEFNEVYFTDVRIPDAERLGEVGEGWRVSLTTLMNERVSIGGTVMPRGSGPIAAAVRLWQDLPPERKDETTLDRLMQLWSEAEVSRLTNLRASQNRQKGVPGPEGSTGKLHFAELNKRIYELCMDLLGADGMLYSSYEMLRPETAMGADSLQKAFLRSRANSIEGGTSEIMRNILGERVLGLPGDVRVDKELPWTKVPRN, encoded by the coding sequence ATGACTGCCGTCACCGACGTCACGATCGGCGCCGACGAGCAGCGCGTCGTCGAGCTCGTCGACGAGCTGCTGGCGGGGCACCCGCCGACGAGCACCGACTCGGCGACCTTCCTCGGTGCCCAGTTCGATCTCGGGCTGGCGTGGGTGCACTTCCCCGAGGGCTCGGGCGGCCTCGGGCTGAGCCCCAAGCTCCAGCGCACGATCAACGAACGGGTCTTCGCCGCCGGGGGGCCGAACCCGTACTACCGGAACCCCATCGGTCACGGCATGGGTGCCCCCACCGTGGTCACCCACGGCTCCGAGGAGCAGAAGCGCCGCTACCTGCGCCCGCTGTTCACGGGCGAGGAGATCTGGTGCCAGCTGTTCAGCGAGCCCGGTGCCGGCTCCGACGTGGCCAGCCTGTCGTCGCGCGCCGTGCGCGACGGTGACGAGTGGGTCGTCAACGGCCAGAAGGTGTGGACCACGCTGGCCCATCTGTCGCGGTGGGGCATGCTCGTCGCCCGCACCGACCCGGAGCAGCCCAAGCACAAGGGCCTCACGTACTTCGTCGTCGACATGCACGCCCCTGGCGTGGAGGTGCGGCCGCTCCGCCAGATGACCGGCGAGGCCGAGTTCAACGAGGTCTACTTCACCGACGTCCGCATCCCCGATGCCGAGCGCCTCGGCGAGGTGGGCGAGGGCTGGCGGGTGTCGCTCACGACCCTGATGAACGAGCGGGTGTCGATCGGCGGCACGGTGATGCCCAGGGGCTCGGGGCCCATCGCCGCGGCGGTGAGGCTCTGGCAGGACCTGCCGCCCGAGCGCAAGGACGAGACCACCCTCGACCGGCTCATGCAGCTGTGGAGCGAGGCCGAGGTGTCGCGGCTCACCAACCTGCGGGCCTCGCAGAACCGCCAGAAGGGCGTGCCGGGGCCCGAGGGATCCACCGGCAAGCTCCACTTCGCCGAGCTCAACAAGAGGATCTACGAGCTCTGCATGGACCTGCTCGGTGCCGACGGGATGCTCTACTCGAGCTACGAGATGCTGCGGCCGGAGACGGCCATGGGTGCCGACAGCCTCCAGAAGGCGTTCCTGCGCTCGCGTGCCAACTCCATCGAGGGCGGCACCTCCGAGATCATGCGCAACATCCTCGGCGAGCGCGTGCTGGGCCTGCCGGGCGACGTGCGGGTCGACAAGGAGCTGCCCTGGACCAAGGTGCCGCGCAACTAG
- a CDS encoding VOC family protein: protein MEVLSSRVLIHPADVDGLVGFYRDVVGLRIYREFGAEGRVTGVVFFLGGGFLEIGRGSTALATPGPVTLWLQVPDVDAEVGRLAAAGVEVLEPPATRPWGLREGWVADPAGNRLVLVQVPDDHPLRRRV from the coding sequence GTGGAGGTGCTCTCCAGCCGGGTCCTGATCCACCCGGCCGACGTCGACGGGCTCGTGGGCTTCTACCGCGACGTGGTGGGTCTGCGGATCTACCGCGAGTTCGGGGCCGAGGGCAGGGTCACCGGGGTGGTGTTCTTCCTCGGCGGCGGCTTCCTCGAGATCGGCCGGGGCTCCACCGCGCTGGCCACGCCGGGCCCCGTCACCCTCTGGCTGCAGGTGCCCGACGTCGACGCCGAGGTCGGGCGGCTGGCCGCAGCCGGCGTGGAGGTGCTCGAGCCGCCGGCGACCAGGCCGTGGGGCCTCCGCGAGGGCTGGGTCGCCGACCCGGCCGGCAACCGCCTCGTGCTGGTCCAGGTGCCGGACGACCATCCCCTGCGGCGGCGGGTCTGA
- a CDS encoding DUF3151 family protein has protein sequence MADQRPVTLSSEGPPETVLDPEPPEVLAALADAMAAPAAERRAAVAAVVARWPRFLDGWARLGELGRDDVECYACFRVGYHRGLDRLRASGWRGSGYVRWRHEENRGFLRSLDGLRRAAAAIGERDEEERCATFLGQLDPDGRGDAP, from the coding sequence ATGGCCGATCAACGACCCGTCACCCTCTCGTCGGAGGGCCCGCCCGAGACCGTGCTCGACCCCGAGCCGCCCGAGGTGCTGGCCGCGCTGGCCGACGCCATGGCGGCGCCCGCCGCCGAGCGCCGGGCCGCGGTGGCGGCCGTGGTCGCGCGCTGGCCCCGGTTCCTCGACGGGTGGGCGCGCCTGGGCGAGCTCGGACGGGACGACGTCGAGTGCTACGCGTGCTTCCGTGTGGGCTACCACCGCGGGCTCGACCGGTTGCGGGCCAGCGGCTGGCGCGGGTCGGGCTACGTGCGGTGGCGGCACGAGGAGAACCGCGGCTTCCTGCGCTCCCTCGACGGTCTGCGGCGGGCGGCCGCCGCCATCGGCGAGCGCGACGAGGAGGAGCGGTGCGCCACCTTCCTGGGCCAGCTCGACCCCGACGGGCGCGGCGACGCCCCGTGA
- a CDS encoding alpha/beta hydrolase, whose translation MPSRAGEGRGDAAAPAPPPEDLHVVVHDGPPGSPLVVLVHGSMDRSAGMARVARHLAACTVVRYDRRGYARSRRARPAGRFDDHVDDLVAVLDGRQAVVLGHSYGGVIALAAAARAPELVTGVVVFEPPLSWLPWYPEGTAGATVLAAAARPEEAAERFLRRMIGDERWERLPARTRAERRSEGAALVAELRFLRQGPAPFDPADVACPVIAACGSEGRGHHRQGVTWIAEHVADGRVVEVAGAHHGAHLTHAAALAHLVQQLLPVDGPGRASP comes from the coding sequence GTGCCGTCCCGAGCGGGCGAGGGTCGTGGCGACGCGGCGGCACCGGCACCCCCGCCCGAGGACCTGCACGTCGTCGTCCACGACGGACCACCGGGCTCGCCCCTCGTCGTGCTGGTGCACGGCTCCATGGACCGATCGGCCGGCATGGCGCGGGTCGCCCGCCACCTGGCCGCGTGCACGGTCGTGCGCTACGACCGGCGCGGCTACGCCCGGTCGCGCCGGGCTCGCCCGGCCGGGCGGTTCGACGACCACGTCGACGACCTGGTGGCGGTGCTCGACGGTCGGCAGGCCGTGGTGCTGGGGCACAGCTACGGCGGGGTGATCGCCCTCGCCGCCGCGGCCAGGGCGCCCGAGCTCGTCACCGGCGTGGTCGTGTTCGAACCCCCGCTGTCCTGGCTCCCGTGGTACCCGGAGGGGACCGCAGGAGCGACCGTGCTCGCCGCAGCGGCCCGGCCCGAGGAGGCGGCCGAGCGGTTCCTCCGGAGGATGATCGGCGACGAGCGCTGGGAGCGCCTGCCGGCTCGGACCCGCGCCGAGCGCCGGTCGGAGGGGGCCGCCCTGGTCGCCGAGCTGCGCTTCCTGCGGCAGGGCCCGGCGCCGTTCGACCCGGCCGACGTGGCCTGCCCGGTCATCGCCGCCTGCGGTTCCGAGGGGCGCGGGCACCACCGCCAGGGCGTGACCTGGATCGCCGAGCACGTGGCCGACGGGCGGGTGGTGGAGGTGGCGGGGGCGCACCACGGCGCTCACCTCACGCACGCCGCCGCGCTGGCGCACCTCGTGCAGCAGCTGCTCCCTGTCGACGGGCCCGGCCGGGCGTCTCCGTAG
- a CDS encoding HRDC domain-containing protein, with translation MSGTEHRWVDRPEQLAEVVESLLGEPAYAVDTEFHRERTYFPKVALVQLAGPRGVALVDALAVDLAPLGRLLDGSGTAVMHAAGQDLEVLDRACGTVPTHLFDTQVAAGFVGYGTPSLVALLSGELGVKVPKGDRLTDWLRRPLTADQRAYAASDVAHLLALHRRLVERLEERGRLGWALDECDELRLRPVGGAVPEEAWLRLKEHRHLRGTSRGVAQAVAAWRERRAARLDQPVRQVLPDLALVSIAQRPPRTLAELQQVRGLDGRHTRGPVGEELLAAVAEGLRLPADQVQESRGEDLPRHLRPAVTLVSAWVSQLARDAELDTALLATRSDLVELLGDPPSGRLTHGWRAELAGEAVRKLVRGEAALAFDGRGNLVLEARSARPLQG, from the coding sequence GTGAGCGGCACCGAGCATCGCTGGGTCGACCGGCCGGAGCAGCTGGCCGAGGTGGTCGAGTCGCTGCTCGGCGAGCCCGCCTACGCCGTCGACACCGAGTTCCACCGCGAGCGCACCTACTTCCCGAAGGTGGCGCTGGTGCAGCTGGCCGGCCCCCGGGGCGTCGCCCTGGTGGACGCGTTGGCCGTCGACCTGGCCCCACTCGGCCGGTTGCTCGACGGCTCCGGCACCGCGGTGATGCACGCCGCCGGGCAGGACCTCGAGGTGCTCGACCGGGCGTGCGGCACGGTGCCGACGCACCTGTTCGACACCCAGGTGGCCGCCGGCTTCGTGGGCTACGGCACCCCGTCGCTGGTGGCCCTGCTGTCGGGCGAGCTCGGGGTCAAGGTGCCCAAGGGCGATCGGCTCACCGACTGGCTGCGCCGGCCCCTCACCGCCGACCAGCGCGCCTACGCCGCGTCCGACGTCGCCCACCTCCTCGCCCTCCACCGGCGCCTGGTGGAGCGCCTCGAGGAGCGGGGCCGCCTCGGATGGGCGCTGGACGAGTGCGACGAGCTGCGGCTCCGCCCCGTCGGCGGTGCCGTGCCCGAGGAGGCCTGGCTCCGGCTGAAGGAGCACCGGCACCTGCGGGGCACGAGCAGGGGGGTGGCCCAGGCGGTGGCGGCGTGGCGGGAGCGGCGGGCCGCCCGGCTCGACCAGCCCGTGCGTCAGGTGCTGCCCGACCTGGCGCTGGTGAGCATCGCCCAACGCCCGCCCCGGACCCTCGCCGAGCTCCAGCAGGTGCGGGGCCTCGATGGTCGCCACACGCGGGGTCCGGTGGGCGAGGAGCTGCTGGCCGCGGTCGCCGAGGGGCTCCGCCTGCCGGCCGACCAGGTGCAGGAGTCGAGGGGCGAGGATCTCCCTCGCCACCTGCGCCCTGCGGTCACCCTGGTCTCGGCCTGGGTGAGCCAGCTGGCCCGCGACGCCGAGCTCGACACCGCCCTCCTGGCCACCCGCAGCGACCTGGTCGAGCTGCTCGGGGATCCGCCCTCGGGGCGGCTCACCCACGGCTGGCGCGCCGAGCTGGCGGGCGAGGCGGTGCGCAAGCTGGTGCGCGGCGAGGCCGCGCTCGCCTTCGACGGCCGGGGCAACCTCGTGCTGGAGGCCCGCTCGGCCCGCCCGCTCCAGGGCTGA
- a CDS encoding flavin reductase: MIDPRTKRCLGQMMKGVQVVGAAHGGVVRAYCSHWVCQVAFAEPVVMASVSPRHDTFPLIEASGRFAVSILAGDQVDVGQYFSYPGRRFHHVASEWLELVDGLPVVPGCIAWLACEVFDRKPMIDHELFFARVVGVGEGRLGEPPLLYSSRLGWRVTGEKAREPGDSVRDRLLARLEAAGYEAAGPEPADEG; this comes from the coding sequence GTGATCGACCCGCGAACCAAGCGCTGCCTGGGACAGATGATGAAGGGCGTCCAGGTCGTGGGGGCCGCCCACGGCGGGGTGGTGCGCGCCTACTGCTCGCACTGGGTGTGCCAGGTCGCCTTCGCCGAGCCGGTGGTGATGGCCTCGGTGTCCCCGAGGCACGACACGTTCCCCCTCATCGAGGCCTCCGGGCGGTTCGCGGTGTCGATCCTGGCGGGCGACCAGGTGGACGTCGGCCAGTACTTCTCGTACCCGGGGCGCCGCTTCCACCACGTGGCCTCGGAGTGGCTCGAGCTGGTCGACGGCCTCCCGGTGGTCCCGGGCTGCATCGCCTGGCTGGCCTGCGAGGTGTTCGACCGCAAGCCCATGATCGACCACGAGCTCTTCTTCGCTCGCGTCGTCGGGGTGGGCGAGGGGAGGCTGGGCGAGCCGCCCCTCCTGTACTCGTCACGCCTCGGCTGGCGGGTCACCGGCGAGAAGGCCCGCGAACCGGGTGACTCGGTGCGCGACCGGCTGCTGGCCCGGCTGGAGGCCGCCGGCTACGAGGCCGCCGGGCCCGAGCCCGCCGACGAGGGGTGA
- a CDS encoding molybdenum cofactor guanylyltransferase: protein MSPAPFSGVVLTGGRSSRMGADKGLLAVRGVPMAVLAGRALAGAGAAEVLAVGGDLGALEGLGLAALPDDHPGEGPLGGILTALRVAAHDPVVVLACDLAMVDAAGIREVVAALGSADDAAVPELRGRLEPLHAAYRRRCGPVLERAFAAGERAPRRALAGLAVRRVSLSDPGWLRNVNRPDDLP from the coding sequence GTGAGCCCGGCGCCCTTCTCCGGGGTGGTGCTCACCGGCGGGCGGAGCTCGCGGATGGGTGCCGACAAGGGGTTGCTGGCGGTGCGGGGCGTGCCCATGGCCGTGCTGGCCGGTCGAGCCCTGGCCGGCGCCGGCGCGGCCGAGGTGCTCGCCGTGGGCGGCGACCTGGGCGCGCTGGAGGGGCTCGGCCTGGCCGCGCTCCCCGACGACCATCCCGGGGAGGGGCCGCTGGGCGGGATCCTGACGGCCCTCCGGGTGGCCGCCCACGACCCGGTCGTGGTTCTGGCCTGCGACCTGGCGATGGTCGACGCGGCCGGGATCCGAGAGGTGGTCGCCGCCCTGGGGTCGGCCGACGACGCCGCGGTGCCCGAGCTCCGCGGCCGGCTCGAGCCGCTCCACGCCGCGTACCGGCGCCGTTGCGGCCCGGTGCTCGAGCGGGCCTTCGCAGCCGGCGAGCGCGCGCCTCGCCGTGCCCTGGCGGGGCTCGCGGTCCGCCGGGTGTCCCTGTCGGACCCGGGGTGGCTCCGGAACGTGAACCGGCCCGACGACCTGCCGTAG
- a CDS encoding DUF2889 domain-containing protein, whose translation MTDDADGPVHRRTYEVDAFDEGDGRVRLRGHLRDVRPRGLIPGDPDPLVIHDMTVDLVVDLATFAIVEAVPVMDVRPNLECDAILPRYDRLVGLSIARGFTHRVRELFGGPRGCSHVTALLQAMAPVAVQSAYTLSWGSDDGPGEARLADPAERRERARERFERNRNTCHVFADDGPMDARAARGDPYEPPIWAAERLRRLGRDPEDWIEFLR comes from the coding sequence GTGACCGACGACGCCGACGGGCCGGTCCACCGTCGCACCTACGAGGTCGACGCCTTCGACGAGGGAGACGGGCGGGTCCGCCTGCGCGGCCACCTGCGCGACGTGCGCCCCCGTGGGCTGATCCCCGGCGACCCCGACCCTCTCGTGATCCACGACATGACCGTCGACCTCGTCGTCGACCTGGCCACCTTCGCGATCGTCGAGGCCGTGCCGGTGATGGACGTCCGGCCGAACCTCGAGTGCGACGCCATCCTCCCCCGGTACGACCGGCTGGTCGGCCTGTCGATCGCCCGCGGCTTCACGCACCGGGTGCGCGAGCTGTTCGGCGGTCCGCGCGGGTGCAGCCACGTCACGGCGCTCCTGCAGGCCATGGCGCCGGTGGCCGTCCAGTCGGCCTACACGCTCTCGTGGGGCTCCGACGACGGGCCGGGCGAGGCGCGCCTTGCCGACCCGGCCGAGCGGCGCGAGCGGGCCCGCGAGCGCTTCGAGCGCAACCGCAACACCTGTCACGTGTTCGCGGACGACGGCCCGATGGACGCCAGGGCCGCACGGGGCGACCCCTACGAGCCCCCGATCTGGGCCGCGGAGCGCCTGCGCCGGCTGGGCCGCGACCCCGAGGACTGGATCGAGTTCCTGCGCTGA
- a CDS encoding DUF4214 domain-containing protein, which translates to MRRTIAAAVAVATLLVGPAVTGAAAAPSGPRSAPPTAKYCAPDEGSVARLYQAFFFRAPDWDGFWYWMGVYDRGVPLGQIADGFTYSAEFLSTYGGLSNEDFVWLVYLNVLGRDPDPGGYGYWVDQLYRGLPWGWMMVEFSESPEFVGFAGPCPGIDTGWSLGDLMDACAYGDMLACDYVYWVTPSGSEAEYYGMTCGYRVDPDAGYCVYRFGRWW; encoded by the coding sequence ATGCGACGCACGATCGCCGCGGCCGTCGCCGTGGCCACCCTCCTCGTCGGGCCGGCCGTGACGGGCGCGGCCGCGGCCCCGTCCGGCCCTCGCTCGGCGCCGCCCACTGCCAAGTACTGCGCGCCCGACGAGGGCTCCGTCGCCCGCCTCTACCAGGCCTTCTTCTTCCGGGCCCCGGACTGGGACGGGTTCTGGTACTGGATGGGCGTGTACGACCGCGGCGTGCCGCTGGGTCAGATCGCCGACGGGTTCACGTACTCCGCCGAGTTCCTAAGCACCTACGGAGGCCTGTCGAACGAGGACTTCGTGTGGCTCGTGTACCTGAACGTGCTGGGCCGCGACCCCGACCCCGGCGGCTACGGCTACTGGGTCGACCAGCTGTACCGGGGCCTGCCCTGGGGCTGGATGATGGTGGAGTTCTCGGAGTCGCCCGAGTTCGTCGGCTTCGCCGGGCCGTGCCCGGGCATCGACACCGGGTGGTCGCTGGGTGACCTCATGGACGCGTGCGCGTACGGCGACATGCTCGCCTGCGACTACGTCTACTGGGTGACGCCCAGTGGCAGCGAGGCCGAGTACTACGGGATGACCTGCGGCTACCGCGTCGACCCCGATGCGGGCTACTGCGTGTACCGCTTCGGTCGGTGGTGGTGA
- a CDS encoding transglutaminase family protein, with translation MDPVARFSELVQGPEAALPLDEAALLVASHLRPGLDVPAQLARIDDLAGACWAPTLDALVRHLFVEQGFHGNRADYYDPRNSFLDEILDRRTGIPLSLSLLTMEVGRRIGVPLAGVGMPGHFLLRTWDPEVFVDAFDGGRQLTRRQCRARFHDVLGPDAEFDEAFLEPIGRRAILVRLLANLKSIYLRAGDRRSLAWVLGLAVRMPGAAPADRQLLARVLAALGRFDEAAEQLEVLVVDVASAADAGRQGLRPDELLGEASRLRARLN, from the coding sequence GTGGACCCCGTGGCCCGCTTCAGCGAGCTGGTGCAGGGGCCCGAGGCGGCCCTCCCGCTGGACGAGGCGGCGCTCCTGGTGGCGAGCCACCTCCGCCCGGGCCTCGACGTGCCCGCCCAGCTGGCCCGCATCGACGACCTCGCCGGCGCCTGCTGGGCGCCCACGCTCGACGCCCTCGTCCGCCACCTGTTCGTGGAGCAGGGGTTCCACGGCAACCGGGCCGACTACTACGACCCGAGGAACTCGTTCCTCGACGAGATCCTCGATCGGCGCACCGGGATCCCCCTGTCGCTGTCGCTGCTCACGATGGAGGTGGGGCGCCGGATCGGCGTGCCCCTCGCAGGGGTGGGGATGCCCGGGCACTTCCTGCTGCGCACCTGGGACCCCGAGGTGTTCGTCGACGCCTTCGATGGTGGCCGCCAGCTCACCCGACGCCAGTGCCGGGCCCGCTTCCACGACGTCCTGGGCCCCGACGCCGAGTTCGACGAGGCGTTCCTCGAGCCCATCGGGCGCCGCGCGATCCTCGTCCGCCTGCTCGCCAACCTCAAGAGCATCTACCTGCGCGCCGGCGACCGGCGCTCCCTCGCCTGGGTGCTCGGGCTCGCCGTCCGCATGCCGGGAGCGGCGCCGGCCGACCGCCAGCTGCTCGCCCGGGTGCTGGCCGCGCTCGGTCGCTTCGACGAGGCCGCCGAGCAGCTCGAGGTCCTCGTCGTCGACGTGGCCTCCGCGGCCGACGCCGGTCGCCAGGGGCTGCGGCCCGACGAGCTCCTCGGCGAGGCGAGCCGCCTGCGGGCCCGGCTCAACTGA
- a CDS encoding histidine phosphatase family protein: MELLLIRHALPIRVEHDEGGPPADPELSEVGRDQALHLAAWLRDERIDAVFSSPMQRARETAAPLAAAHGLEVVVDDELAEYDRNAHFYVPVEELKATGDPRWKEVLEGTWTDGEVDPATFRAVVVEAVERVIEANPSRRVAVVCHGGVINAYVAHVLDLGDRFETGFFYPVYTSISRVMAARSGERSVASLNETAHLRGTGLHTGMVP; encoded by the coding sequence ATGGAGCTGCTCCTCATCCGCCACGCCCTGCCGATCAGGGTCGAGCACGACGAGGGTGGTCCGCCCGCCGACCCCGAGCTGAGCGAGGTCGGCCGCGACCAGGCCCTCCACCTGGCCGCCTGGCTGCGCGACGAGCGCATCGACGCCGTCTTCTCCAGCCCCATGCAGCGCGCCCGGGAGACGGCGGCGCCGCTGGCGGCGGCCCACGGCCTGGAGGTCGTGGTCGACGACGAGCTGGCGGAGTACGACCGCAACGCCCACTTCTACGTGCCGGTCGAGGAGCTGAAGGCCACCGGCGACCCGCGCTGGAAGGAGGTGCTGGAGGGCACCTGGACCGACGGCGAGGTCGACCCGGCCACCTTCCGCGCCGTGGTGGTGGAGGCGGTCGAGCGGGTGATCGAGGCCAACCCGTCGCGTCGCGTGGCGGTGGTGTGCCACGGCGGGGTGATCAACGCCTACGTGGCCCACGTCCTCGACCTGGGCGATCGCTTCGAGACGGGCTTCTTCTATCCCGTGTACACGAGCATCAGCCGGGTGATGGCGGCCCGGTCGGGCGAGCGGAGCGTGGCGTCGTTGAACGAGACGGCCCATCTGCGGGGCACGGGCCTCCACACGGGGATGGTCCCGTGA